The nucleotide sequence GTAATTATAGTAATGCGAAATTAACAGCAGCAAAGTTCTTTGGTTTCACCAGACACAGGGACTTTTCCCCTTGTATGTTGGTAACATTGCTTAAGAATCTCCTCCTTTTGGGAAAATGGAAACACAAAACACATGACAGGAATCAGATGACTAAACTTGAAAACACGTGAATGTTGTGTGCTGATAGAGCTGAtagtaattatttaattaaacaTGTGACACATTTCTTTTCTGTAAACGCAtacaatgttttaaaaagttaattGATCAACAGTAATGGAAGTTATCACCTCGTATTAACGCATcaacttattgcaattgcaagtGTTGCAATTGAATTTCCAATATGGGTTGTGTGGAATCTAGATATTgtgtttctaaaaataatacttCCAAAAAATATGTGATCAAGTTATTAAAAGTTGGATTACGTCCGGAAGAAGTCGATCACGTATGTAAATTATTCGGAGAACAAAAATCTGTCACTAAAAATGTCATACGAGTAAGTAACATTTTATTCATTCCACCCAAGATAACTGATAAGAACcgttcagtatttttttttttttttttaaataatttgttaaaaaactgaaaacacatTCGGAAGTAAATTATTTCGTATCGTATTCAAAACCCTATGAACCTTGAATATTCGTTGCAATATTTCGTAACGAATGAATGTGAACTAAATTCCCATTATAGTTTTATCTATGTCGTACGAGATGACGTGTTATTAAGGTGCAGTCGTatgattaaatttaattaattttcctcCGTAGGAACGATGGCATAAATTCCTAACACCTTTCCTTATGGACACATACGAAAGATATCTCGTGCAGAAATCAGACAAGAAGTATGGAGACGGTACGATCGATGCTGTGGCATTCAGCATGTTTATAACAGATTTTGTCAAAGGCGCTGTAGAAGACAGAGTTACAATGTATACTGACTTCTTGAACAAAAACGAAGAGGAAGAAATAACTATTGTCGATTTACAGGAGGTAAGCTATTATTCTCTGTCTGAATTAGACCTGTAGTTCAAAATAGTAATCATTTACACGTTTCAGTATTTGGTTCAATTAATGAAATCCGTTCTATTGTTGATGGACGTTAAGGATGTAACCCAATACAAGCAGTGGTCCGAAAGGGGATTTGTATTCACCGATGATGATATTCATCGATGGACCGCTgctacaattttgaatgtttatgATCTCACTAAAATTGTAAGTATTCGTTTATTTACTCGAGTATGTTCTTCTTAAAGAGTTGATCATtgttttatgtaaatttttctgcaatCGTGTGTTTATTATTCAAATATCGTATCTGTTCACACGAAGCTAAAATATTACGTCGGTGTATTTGTTCGCTAATTTGATAGTTGGCATCTTTTGTTGGTTAAGCCTTGGAAatgttttctaaatttttgtaaattcaagtaatttttccaaattgtgctcgaattaggtatttttaataatctttccagaataatatttttttgtattgaaagCTTTTCTtagtgtaggtaagtatatagtAGAATTTACGTCATTCGACCGCGAAGTATTTTCTTATATTTCTGCTTCAATGAACTTTCAAATACGTTTGgttcatttcataaaattcgATTGCTATTCTCATCAAGCTGTAAAAGTTTGCCAATCTTGagtcaataaataaaattattcgctGGTTGTTCTTTTCTCGATTAAAAACAGTCTCGCGGGCCTTTCGCCGAAACATTTCTACACAAAAAGCATACTATAACCTCGTTAATTAATTCCCCAATTCTCGGAACAGTTTGGAAAACCGTATCGTCGACGAAGAATGTGTAAACGCGCGCGTccaataaaaatcatttttttttcagattattgTAAGATGCTATTTCTTATAATaacaattattttatatttttagaattcaGTATCCCAAGATGAAATGACGTCATGGATGACGTTAAATACAGACGTTGTTTTactgcaaaattttcttttctattccTTATACGATTTGGATAAACTAGAAAGCGCTAAGAATGGAGAGCAGCGAAGTATTCACTGTCCGTTGCCATATTTAGAAGTAAATGTTACTAAAGAAGACTGGAAAGTTATCATTAATATACCATTCGTTACGTACATAAATAGCCATTTACCGGCGGAAAACCGATTTCGATGGCGGTACGATAAAAATTCATGTtgattatttcgaattttttttatgctatTATTATCTGTCGCTGTATGTAGAATGTGGAAGtaatcttgttttattttttaaccatTAGCTTGATATACTCGGCAGATATTAACGGTGAAAGTTTTACCACTTTTCGATCCTTAATATGTAATAAAGGTCCTTCTGTACTCGTGGTTAGAGATGGCGACGGGCATATTTTTGGCGGATATGCTTCAACCAGTTGGCACGTTGGGCCGAAATTCTTTGGTAATGTTTGTTttactttatttattttcattccagtGTTGTTGTCTTGTTTGGAGATATTTATACAATATTCAAGTACGCAATATAACGTTGATTCATCTACACATTGGAAAGTTCCGCAAATCTGTCGTTTGTCTCtcaaaatgtgttaaattttttaaaaaatgacatcatCTTTACGACTTTTAATACGTAGTTCGTAATAGTCGTCGTTACCGCTACCCTTCTCCCTTTAAGGAAACACTACAAATGTATTGAAATATATGTATATAGGTGCTTACAACATTTTCGGttgaattgtaaaatttatgGTTTTTAGTTGTTAGGTATGACCGAAATTTTATCCTTTAATTCGATTATTGTGTGGACAGATTTTCTCGGTAAGTGATGCATGAACTAGTTTCCTACAGAAATTGAACGTTTTATATCGTATTTGATGTACCACACCTCTcttatttttcgtaaaattttcccACTCcgtcgaaagaaaaaaaaatagaaataaatttccataaaaatagcGAGTTTCCCATTTATTGAAATAAAGCAAGGAATGAATCTTAACAAAATCCACCTTATTAGGTATTAATTTGGgaagttgatttatttttcatgaaacttCCTCGAGACGCTGTCCATTGCGTGTTTTTTTTGGCGGCCTTGCAGTTAAATTAAAGTGGCCAATCTTgatagaatttttcacaaaggACACGATGTCACGAATCACTGCAAACGTGTACCTGGTTTCCTCCTTCTTgatttatgttttgaaattcttttgaaatatttatttacattttcttttcattcatttatacATTGATCTATTCAGCGAACAAATGCtatcaaaaacattgaatttacgttgtacctattttattattaaCGAATTTGTTATTTATGAGGTCAATGTACGAGTACACGTAGCTATTGGCTTGTATTTATTAAGCGATTTTGCACTTTATATTAACGATTTATCGTATTAATTCGTTTGTTACAGGAGATCaaagatgttttttgttttctttacgTCCTGTAATGAAAATATACCCAACTTTGCCACACAATGATCACTTTTTATATCTCAACGCAAATCAAAAAGCTCTACCGAATGGCCTGGTTAGTACTTTCGATttcagtaatattttttcatttcgttgtaCAGTTAGTTGtttagaaaatataattttatttttcaatcgttattaaaaaattgccaatcgAGGAGCTAGGAATtacgatggaaaaaatttaatatctgAAAATGCAATCTGATATTAGATAATATCCTGCGTGAAATTCATGAAAGACCACGTGTGTCttcttgaaaatggaaaaaaaatgcttgaacCGTCGAGTGTCAGCCTTGAAAAAGTACACGCACCATATTAAATATCTTTCTTTTGCTGTCAACCTATCGATTTCTCATCATTAATAATGTATCTCATTGTTATAGCCCTATAGCCGAATTACCTACCTGattcaaaaagtttattttggCACTCGAGGTATAACCGTTATTATTTCAATAAGGTAAACATCGAAGGTATTAATTTAATATTATGTCTATAATGAAAATCACACATTACCTCGATGgtaaaatcaaactttgaaaattgaaatggcgtcgaaaaaatttcaaaagctcttTTAAAATTTGTCGTCGTtaagtaaattgatttttttttatgttgaaattaaCTGGATTGAACATGTATTAATTGTGAATTTAGTGCGAGTAGAAGTGTTCTTTTCTGTGTGAGTATTTCGCTTTGTAAGTTTAGTTCTTTATTAGGGTCTGGCCTCTCAAACTATGAATATAGTCTATAGACCCTACCAAGGGGCCTCATTGTTGACTGTTTCCCTCATTAATAAAAGTAGTATTATTTTTACAGGGAATGGGTGGTCAATTAGGGTATTGGGGATTATGGATCGATGctagttttgaatttggatcCTGTAGTCCTAGCTGTTCGACATATTCTGGGTATCAAATGCTGTCCGGATCACCAGAGTTCAGAATTGTCGGTTTAGAAGTTTGGTCTGCCGAAGGAATGTATAATTTAAATGACGAAAATGGAAGTACAGGGGATTCCATCTCGGAGGTAAGGTTATTTTTTAGGAATGGCACAGAAAtgtctatttttttattacttcagttgattttgatttcgatttttttgaaaaaacgtttcatGAAGAATTATTTATGGTGTTATTATTTTGTAGGATCAAGAGGGAAGTATTTTGCATAAAGATCCTGGTGCTCGAGCTTTGATGGATATGTTGGGAAAAACTGGCCAAGGAAGAGATTTCTTAGACgcatgaatattttgaaatgtcgagatatttttgtcaaattaatCGTTTAACCACAttacctttttaaaatttattgttttttatctgttttgttattttatgtAAAAACGAAGCTTGCATTCGTTTTTGAcattggagttgaaaaattgatgcaattGCTTGGAATACCATTTTATTGGCGGTAATACAATTACCAACCTTTCTGTCGTGGAAAAATTTCGTTCGTTGGGAAAGTTGATTCgttggaaaatttgtgtttcaactTCAAGTTGTATTTAAGATAATGTTGCATGTTGAATGCAATCAAACATTTGTTTAGTTCCTAAAATACGCGCTAATTTTAAACATCATCTGCGTTGCTTTTaactatattttatttttcgttgagaaaaaattttacgtcTGATGTTTACGGAtatgataataaaaaattttttattcactgtttaataattttatgtttttattttagttCGCAAAGTGCAATAATTGAACGGGAGTAATTTTCGTTTTAATATAGCGTGAAAATGTAATAAGCATGTTTCCTGAACGCATTCCAATTATGGAAGTAAAATTATCAAGACATTTAGCGATTTGcagtcttgaaaaatttcaatatggaGAAAATGTGAAATAACCAATTAATTATCAACCCCtagaattttttatgtttatgaATTAATCTtcataatgtttcatttttcataattcatttgttcattttttgaaatgacgtTCACGTTACGAGTTGCGAAATTGTAtcgatgaaataattattaggtaattcgatgttattttttcacatcGTCTACGAGTAGCAAATTAACAAtttcattgccaaaaaaaaagttatgaagaATGAGTCGATAAATCATATCGAAAGTACTCCTCTCTATGCTGCATTTTTAGGTTAAGAGTTTCAATTAAATTACCGTGGCGTCGTCATGTGCATTTAAAATTGCTAAATGGCAATTCGTTATAATAAATAACACTTAACCCAATTCTGATCTTTATAAATAGATTGCGGAGAAGTATTATGTTCAATACAGTATTCTGCTAAAAGTacaattaaaatgtttttcgaccaattttcgattttttcggaCAGTTGCAATAAAACACGAAGGTTAAACGAAAATAATTAACTTTTAAGTGCGCACCGAtcgatgcaaatttttaattacgagTTGCATCACTTTgaatagttttgaaattttttccgaaatggAAACCTGACGTTGCGAATTTGTGATTTCAAACTACGCAATTCAAAAGCAACAGTGATGaccgaaacattttttttttgttgaaaaaatgaagtttattATGcgtatttttatgtttttactaAATTGGGCGCATCAAGTTGAGTTTTTAATAAGGTTACTGCAGTATTTTGTCAACGCGGTAAAGAAAAAGTCGCTTAACTATAATTTTATTCCCATCTCTGAACATAATTCTTGCGAGTTTTTTCTCACTTCGTAACATTTGCTGTGACATCCTGATATAATGACTAATTTTGTCGTTTATAATTAGTTTTGTCGATTCGACTGAATATTTTGTATTCCTTATTACAgctgtatggaaatttttttccatgtagAGTGAGTAGGTGTAATATAATGCAACTGTGTCTTTATTCTACGAAGCAAATTTTCTATTCGATTATGCTTCAAAATTCGTGGGAAAATTATGTAATATGTAAGACTTATTCTTATTGCTAACGTGTCTTTTCCTGCAAGATAtgttcttatttaaaaaaaaaacacaaaatgtgTTTCATTGAATAAtcataaatttattttagaaaacaaaaaatcggTTTTTAGAAAAGTTGTAATTTAGGTGTTGCACTGTATATACATTAtcaattgaatcattttcgttattttctcATAATCTTACCGCTTGCATTGATTAATGTTTTTATCATCGCACCAGTGGTGATATTTGTACCTATTAAACATATACATATAtctaattaatcaaaaaaataccaattccgaaaatgattttaaaaaaaaaatcgaaacatccTTGACCCACCCCATCAGaaatataggtaggtctaggtacctacatactaccTAGGCAGACTTAAAAGTCGCATTTTTTGAAGCGAATTTTTTGCCGtcaaatgataaaatttattaagAACAATTATTTAACCCAATTACGAGTACACAACGCTCTTTTTATCGGATTCCAACTTAATTAATAGAGCAGTAgattaaataaaattagttgCTCTCTGGTATATCGAGATGAGTAATTCAACATAGGATGCACGATGCATAAATTAACATTGAACTTGGTAGCTGtggtattttaattaattttcttagCGTAACATACAGCGAACATACCACTATCACTATCTGTAGCCCATCGCATCGCATTGAATCTCGTTTGTTGCCCCttcagaaaaaaagaatagGCGAAATATGCTGCATTAGCCTCGTAAGATTTCACAAGTCTAAAAATGCACGGTAAAGGggatcgaaattcaaaaatttttaatcaagaaaatgtagcgttgaaaatattcgcagtttttactttaaaatcGAACGTTCGCGGGAATACGAAAGTCATAAAACACCCAAACGGAAACACACATCTTTGAAATAAACACTCGCTTAGGTCATGTAGTATTTATTGGGTTTCCTTATTTTTCCTCCCATTATctataaaaagaaaattacgtTTCTCGAACATTATTAATACGAAGGCGTTGATTTTCATAACGTCAAAACCCGCGATTACCctagaaaataaagaaagaatgCATTactaatcgaaaaatttgatcagatttatTTATAAACTTTGctaggtatgtaatgtactatagctatgtaataattttaataactaCACCATGAGCGATTCTCGTTGTATAGCTAAACTAAAACTCCAACTTCATTGAGTGACCGATGAGAATTTAAATCACCAGTGTGTAAAATGAATCATGGTTTTGGAAGGTTGGTGAAGGAAAAAAGTAGGTTGAATAGGAAGCTACGCACTTGCCTATACATATTTAATTATACACTTATGtgatgtaggtaataggtatcggTATTGAGCATctttaaaatagaaattttaaaaagtcgatcaaaattactcataatATTAACTACCTATCGACAATTGAGCATGCATCCTGGCAAAACAATTATCttatctaaaaaatttcaattatgcaTTGCAAGaatgtgtttgatttttaattacattagTTTATTTTTAAGATAAACGCAATGCTTCGTTTAAAATGTACATACACTATCTGACTAGGATGCTGATTAATTTAATGTTAGGCAAAAATGTAGGCGTTTTTCTGATTCATTtcttt is from Planococcus citri chromosome 1, ihPlaCitr1.1, whole genome shotgun sequence and encodes:
- the LOC135831591 gene encoding MTOR-associated protein MEAK7 isoform X1, which produces MGCVESRYCVSKNNTSKKYVIKLLKVGLRPEEVDHVCKLFGEQKSVTKNVIRERWHKFLTPFLMDTYERYLVQKSDKKYGDGTIDAVAFSMFITDFVKGAVEDRVTMYTDFLNKNEEEEITIVDLQEYLVQLMKSVLLLMDVKDVTQYKQWSERGFVFTDDDIHRWTAATILNVYDLTKINSVSQDEMTSWMTLNTDVVLLQNFLFYSLYDLDKLESAKNGEQRSIHCPLPYLEVNVTKEDWKVIINIPFVTYINSHLPAENRFRWRLIYSADINGESFTTFRSLICNKGPSVLVVRDGDGHIFGGYASTSWHVGPKFFGDQRCFLFSLRPVMKIYPTLPHNDHFLYLNANQKALPNGLGMGGQLGYWGLWIDASFEFGSCSPSCSTYSGYQMLSGSPEFRIVGLEVWSAEGMYNLNDENGSTGDSISEDQEGSILHKDPGARALMDMLGKTGQGRDFLDA
- the LOC135831591 gene encoding MTOR-associated protein MEAK7 isoform X2, coding for MGCVESRYCVSKNNTSKKYVIKLLKVGLRPEEVDHVCKLFGEQKSVTKNVIRERWHKFLTPFLMDTYERYLVQKSDKKYGDGTIDAVAFSMFITDFVKGAVEDRVTMYTDFLNKNEEEEITIVDLQEYLVQLMKSVLLLMDVKDVTQYKQWSERGFVFTDDDIHRWTAATILNVYDLTKINSVSQDEMTSWMTLNTDVVLLQNFLFYSLYDLDKLESAKNGEQRSIHCPLPYLEVNVTKEDWKVIINIPFVTYINSHLPAENRFRWRLIYSADINGESFTTFRSLICNKGPSVLVVRDGDGHIFGGYASTSWHVGPKFFGDQRCFLFSLRPVMKIYPTLPHNDHFLYLNANQKALPNGLPYSRITYLIQKVYFGTRGITVIISIREWVVN